The genomic segment TCTCTTCAGAGCACAGGTGGGGCTGGCAGGTCCCCAGTGGCTTTCCTCTTCAGAGAAGCTCCCAAATTACCTGTataaaaactgaacaaaaactGATGGAGGAGAACCCAAATTCCCTGTAGCAAACCAGGCCCGAACAAGCGAAGCGGTCCCGAAGCCCCGCTGTGCTGGAGCGGGATGGAgctggctgtgccccagggtCTTTCTGGGGAGGTCCAGAGGGCCACCCCCACGTTCCCCCCCATGTCCCGCGTGGATCTGCAGCTCAGGCGTGGGAGTTgatggctttttgttttctctcccgGTGACGTCAGCCTGCACCTGACCACCTTCAGCCTGCAGTACACCCCGCCCGTTGTGGCCTGCGTCTGTATCCACCTGGCCTGTAAGTGGTCCAACTGGGAGATCCCAGTCTCCACGGACGGGAAGCACTGGTGGGAATACGTTGATGGCACTGTAACTCTGGAGCTCTTAGATGGTAAGTTTGGGAGCGAGGTTTTTCCCCTGCAAAAGGctcttaaattattttggcaTCGCTGGTCCTGGGTCTGATGTTCCAACACCACTTCACGGGCTCCAGGAGTTCAGGGCTTGCTGAGGTtttccagggcagcagcagcttctgtagcagcacagagaaatgaGTTTGAATGGGTCAGTGATTCCAGTTGTCAGAATtcccctcctggagcagctccatcccaccAGTAGCTCCATCCATCAGATGAGGGGGTTGTCTTCATGGACTGGGGCTGCTCTGACTCTCCCGCTTGGGTTTGTGTCTCCTCTGCAGAACTGACCCATGAATTCCTGCAAATCCTCGAGAAAACTCCCAGCCGACTGAAACGGATCCGGAATTGGCGGGTAAGAAACTCGGACACGGGCTGTGATTCCTTTGGGAATCCCAATGCAggacagcaggggagggaggtgTGTGTGGAATTGGGATACTGTATGGTGCTTGTGGTGCTCAAGTTCATCTGTTGTGAATTAACTTGCGCAGAACTTTGGTTTTCCAGCTGCGTTAGCAGCCCTGCTTCTTCCAGGGGTTGGGAATTTTCGCACAAGGAGGGATGGGAGCAAAGTGGATCTGTCTGTAAAGAAGACCTTGCCCTGTCCTGGTGAGCTGCTTGATTTAAACCAGCTCCAGCGACACCCCAAGTAAACACCCGGTGATCTGTTTCATTCCAGGCCTCTCAAGCAGCCAGGAAATCCAAGACTGACGACCACGGCGAGGACGAGAGCCTGTCAGAGCAGACAATCCTCAACATGATCTCCAGGAACAACAGCTCGGACATGAACATCGCTGGGCTCATGAGCATGTCCACGTCCTCCACTGCCGGCGCAGGGCCGGCGCTCCCGGCCGCGGCCGATTCCCCCGGCGAGCCGAGCGCTGCCGACCCGTCCCAGGCGGATCATTGGCATCCCCCGGCCAAGCTGGACATCCACAGGACTAGCGAGAGCTCGTCGGCCGCCGAGCACCCGCAGCAGGACGGCGCTGCCTACCCGAAGCAGAGTACCAAGAACGCCCCATCGGCCAAGGTGTCCCTCAAGGAGTACCGGGCCAAGCACGCCGAGGAACTGGCGGCACAGAAGCGGCAGCTGGAAAACATGGAAGCAAACGTGCGCTCCCAGTACGCCTACGCCGCACAGAACCTCCTGGTCCAGCAGCAGCGGGAGAGAGaagggcagcaggacagcaaCCCCTCCCCAATCATCCTGAAAATCCCCATCGCGGGGCCGGAGAACCCCGAGCGCCTGCCCGGCGCCGACAAGGGTGACAAAGCTCTCAAGATGAGGATCCCGGCGGTGGGTGGAGGCGGGGAGAGGCCGATCCCCTCCAAGCAGGAGGAGATCAAGATGCGGATTAAGGTGCCGGGTCCCGGAGACAGACACAGCTCCGCGGATGAGAGTGGAGGGAAGAGCCGGGAGTACAAAGAGAAGCACAAGGGCCACTCAtccaaccaccaccaccaccaccacaaccACCACTCGCACAAACACTTGCACGCCCAGCTCGGCGCCGGCCCCAGCACCGCAGCCAAGCGCCCGGGGGACTTCAAACACAGCGCCCAACCCGGTGCCAccgccaccaccaccccccACAAGGGCTACGGGCCTCTCGCCCCCACCCGCAAAAGACCCCTGCCCGAGGAGCCCCTGGCCATGTCCCACGAGCACCAGCCCAAGGTGGGCAAAGTCTCCAAAGGCCCCGGAGTGCCGTTCCCATACGCCCACCTTCCCGGGGCCGCCCAtctccctgggcacagctcagATTTATCCCAGCCCAGCAAAGCTCGGGGCACCCACAAATCGGACAAGGGGCCTTCGGGGGCCAACGGGCACAACGCCAGCCAGGCCAGTGACTATCAGGACACGGTGAACATGCTGCACTCGCTGCTGAGCGCGCAGGGCATGCAGCCCACCCAGCCCCCCGCCTTTGAATTCCACTCGTACGAGCTCCTGAACCCCCGGGCTTCCAGCGGCTCCAGAGCTGCCGCCAACACGGACAAGCCCCGACCGCCCCCCCTGCCCTCGGAACCGCCCCCCCcgctgcctcccctccccaaatAACCCCCTTTTTACTACTGAGTCCAGAGCCCGAGCCCAAACCTGCAGGGCTTTTCTAAGGGCTTTTTGATCTCCACTGCCTCACGAAGAACttattttattataatataACTTTTATTATTGATATTTAGTTGTTAAAGCTGTGAAAGGATAAGGAACCCTTTCTCtattcctccctttcccccataGGCTCCCAGTTAGTGTTGGGCTTTGACCCCTCTCTGGGGAACATGGgggatatttaaaatatgtcacAGAAAATTTAAGatgttttacaaataatttaagCATTAACTTATATCTTAGTGGTTTGGTTCCTTTTAATTCCGaggggctgtggcagagccCAGGAGGGCTTTTGGGGAGGTTCCGCTCGAGGTGTTGGTGTTCAGGAGTTtttgggggatggagggatgtGGGGGGCTGAGGGAATCCCAGGTGATGGGAGCTGTTCTCCCTCCTATGGGTCCTGTTCCCTTGCCCCTGGATCTGTTCTGGTTTGGGATCCGATATCCATCCCTTGCTCCCTTCCTGCAGATTCTGGGATTTCCACTGGAAACCCTGGGGGGACCAGGGAACTCGGGGGGTACATTGccagtgggatgtgggatgagAAAGTGCCAGGCTGGTCCTGCAGTCACTGTGCCTGGGGCAGCTCTTCCAGGGAATCCCATTGGCACATGGCTGTtgccagctgagctggaagCAGCTTCTACTGGAACTTCGGCCCAGGACCAGGGGACCTGCCGGGGTTTGGGTTGAATATTTGGGAAAGTcctatttcctttcttcttagACTTGACTTCTCTGACCTTCAATAAATGAGTGGTCTCTGGATGGTTTTGAGAAACTCTTGTTCCACATCTAGCTTGTTTTTAGGAGGAATTGCTGCTGCCAAACACCCTCCAAGGATTTGGGGACCGATTTGGTCCAGTTTTGGGACCAGTTCTTAGATTTCAGGTTCTGGGCATGGCCCATCCCTTGCTTCCCCTCCGTCTTTTGGAGCCCCTCTTGGAGGCGGCTGCTCCCGGGGTGTCGAGGCTCTGCCCTTCGCGGTGGGGAGCAGTGTCGGCCCGGGAGACCGGGAGGGAACCGAGTGATGCCAGGGGAGCTCGTGACCCCCGTGCTGGTGCTCTGGGACCAAGTCGGGCCTACCGCGAGCGTCTCCTGACCCGGAGCCCGAGCTCACACCCGGTCCCGGCCTGCCCCCCCCCGATTcccgggccgggccccccccgggccccccccggTCCTaccccgggaccccccgctcccgccgcgcccaCGTGTCGCGttcccgccgcgccgcccccaCGTGACCATAGGTGGGCGCGGCCGCTCCCAGCGTGAGTGACTGCAGGCTCAACCAATCGTGCGCGGTACTGCCCCTGTGCCCGCCGCTGATTGGCTGGCGGGCGGGCCAGTGAGGCGGCGGGGCGGGTGCACGGCGCGGCAGCGCGGAGGCCGCGGCGGCAGAGAGGTAAGATGGCGGCGGCGCCGCCTGCTCGCAATGGGGCTCGGTGTGCCCCTCAGCGCGGCTCCCGAGTGCTTCTCCAGGGCTCCTCCGCCCTGCATCGCCCCGGAGGCGGGTTTCCTCCCGCTCTCCGCTCCGGCAGCGCTGCCTGGGCGCCCCTCAGGGGGTGCCCCTCACGCTCGCCGCCCGCGGACAAAATGGCGGCGCCGGGGCGGCAGTAGCGCGCATGCGCGGGAGCGCGGAGGCAGAGCACGTGCGCGGGCGGGGGTGCGCAGGGATGGaccgggatgggcaccgggagagaggctgggatggaCCGGGATGGGCGCcgggagagaggctgggatggaCCGGGATGGGCGCCGGGAGAGAGGCTAGGACAGATCAGGATGGGCACCGGGAGGGAGGCTGGGATAGACCGGCATGGGCACCGGGAGAAAGGCTGGGATAGATCAGGATGGGCACCgggagagaggctggaatggaccgggatgggcaccgggagagaggctgggataGATCAGGATGGGCACCGGGAGGGAGGCTGGGATAGACCGGCATGGGCACCGGGAGAGAGACTGGGATGGaccgggatgggcaccgggagagaggctgggatggaCCGGCATGGGCACcgggagagaggctgggatggaccgggatgggcaccgggagagaggctgggatggaCCGGCATGGGCACcgggagagaggctgggatggaccgggatgggcaccgggagagaggctgggataGATCAGGATGGGCACcgggagagaggctgggatggaccgggatgggcaccgggagagaggctgggataGACCGGCATGGGCACCGGGAGAGAGACTGGGATAGATCAGGATGGGCACCGGGCTACACCGAGATAGAGGCGGGAATAGGCCGGCATGAGCACCAGAATAGACCGTGGTTGAGGCGGGATGGGCACCGGTAGCGGGGCAGGACGAGTCCCCGGGATACATCGGGATAGAGGCGGCGATGGGCACTGGGAGCATCCAGGAAATGCACTGAGGGTGCACTGGGAGAAGAGGATCCCACCCAGATTTCTGCAGGGCTAAAAGTTCCCTCGAACATTGTTGGGAATTACCTCCTTAGGAGCAGCCTCATCTTGTGCTATAGGGGTCAGACttttattcaaattaatttcccgctgctgcttttcattttatcaccggtttatttatttctctttccttgctctgcatccctcctgcagcgTCGGCATGAACAGGATCCGGATCCATGTGTTGCCGACGAGCCGAGGCCGCCTGACCCCAGTGCCGCGGCCGCAGGAGCCCCTGGCCTGTGCCTTCGCCCcccggccctgctcccagccccgccTGGAAGGGCAGGAATTCTGCATCAAGCACATCCTCGAGGACAGGAATGCTCCCTTCAAGCAGTG from the Corvus moneduloides isolate bCorMon1 chromosome 30, bCorMon1.pri, whole genome shotgun sequence genome contains:
- the CCNT1 gene encoding cyclin-T1, giving the protein MEASAGGGGAGPGRRWYFSREQLERSPSRRAGLDPDKELSYRQQAANLLQDMGQRLNVSQLTINTAIVYMHRFYMVQSFTQFHRNSVVPAALFLAAKVEEQPRKLEHVIKVAHACLHPQEPLLDTKSEAYLQQAQDLVILESIILQTLGFEITIDHPHTHVVKCTQLVRASKDLAQTSYFMATNSLHLTTFSLQYTPPVVACVCIHLACKWSNWEIPVSTDGKHWWEYVDGTVTLELLDELTHEFLQILEKTPSRLKRIRNWRASQAARKSKTDDHGEDESLSEQTILNMISRNNSSDMNIAGLMSMSTSSTAGAGPALPAAADSPGEPSAADPSQADHWHPPAKLDIHRTSESSSAAEHPQQDGAAYPKQSTKNAPSAKVSLKEYRAKHAEELAAQKRQLENMEANVRSQYAYAAQNLLVQQQREREGQQDSNPSPIILKIPIAGPENPERLPGADKGDKALKMRIPAVGGGGERPIPSKQEEIKMRIKVPGPGDRHSSADESGGKSREYKEKHKGHSSNHHHHHHNHHSHKHLHAQLGAGPSTAAKRPGDFKHSAQPGATATTTPHKGYGPLAPTRKRPLPEEPLAMSHEHQPKVGKVSKGPGVPFPYAHLPGAAHLPGHSSDLSQPSKARGTHKSDKGPSGANGHNASQASDYQDTVNMLHSLLSAQGMQPTQPPAFEFHSYELLNPRASSGSRAAANTDKPRPPPLPSEPPPPLPPLPK